The Clostridia bacterium DNA window CTGGAATCCTGCTCCTCCATAGCCTGTTCTTCCTCTTCAGCCAAAGCATCCAAAGACAAGCCAAGATCGTCTTCATCAAGGTTAAGACTCATATCCTCATAATTTCTCATATGGTCAATATCTGTATCAACCATATCTCTATCGTCTTCCATGATTTCTTTTATGCCTATTTCTTCCTTGTCTTCGCTTAATACCTTGACATCAAGCGCTAAGGATTGAAGTTCTTTTATCAATACCTTAAATGATTCAGGTACGCCAGGTTCAGGAATAGGATTACCTTTAACAATGGATTCGTATGCTTTTACACGGCCTACTACGTCGTCAGACTTGATAGTCATAATTTCTTGCAAAATATTAGCAGCACCATAAGCATACAATGCCCAAACTTCCATTTCACCAAATCTCTGACCACCAAACTGTGCTTTTCCGCCCAAAGGTTGTTGTGTTACAAGTGAATAAGGTCCTGTGCTACGTGCGTGAATCTTATCATCAACCAAGTGAACGAGTTTGAGCATATACATATATCCAACGGTTACTCTGTTTTCAAAAGGTTCACCTGTACGACCATCAAACAACTCTATTTTTCCGTCAACCTTGCCGTCCGGAGCAACTATATTGTTTTCATTAAGCATTTGCTTAATATCTTGCTCTGTAGCACCGTCAAATACTGGCGTAGCTACGTGCCAACCTAGATATTTTGCAACAAGTCCCAAATGCACTTCCAATACCTGTCCAATATTCATACGGCTAGGAACGCCTAGCGGGTTAAGAACTATTTGAATAGGTGTTCCATCAGCCATAAAAGGCATATCTTCTTTTGGTAGTATTCTTGAAATAACACCCTTGTTTCCGTGACGACCAGCCATCTTATCGCCGACTGAAATCTTTCTCTTTTGAGCTATATATACTCTAACTAGTTTGTGAACACCGGGATTAAGTTCGTCTTTATTGGCACGAGTAAATATCTTAACATCAACTACGATACCGCCTTCACCGTGAGGCACACGCAATGAGGTATCTCTAACATCTCTTGCTTTTTCACCAAATATTGCACGAAGCAATCTTTCTTCAGGAGTAGGATCGGTTTCACCTTTTGGTGTAACTTTTCCGACCAAAATATCTCCTGCTCTTACTTCTGCACCTATACGAATGATACCGTCTTCATCCAAATCCTTAAGAGCATCTTCACCTACGTTAGGAATATCTCTTGTGATTTCTTCTGGACCAAGTTTTGTATCACGTGCTTCTAGTTCGTATTCTTCAATGTGAATAGAAGTAAATACGTCATCCTGAACAAGTTCTTGGCTTATCAAAATAGCGTCTTCGTAGTTATATCCGCCCCAAGACATAAATGCAACTCTGATATTCTTACCAAGCGCCAATTCACCGTTATCAGTTGAAGGTCCGTCTGCTAGTACAGTTCCTTTAGAAACCTTATCTCCACGATGAACTATAGGTCTTTGGTTAATACATGTACCTTGGTTTGATCTTTGGAATTTTAACAAAGTATATTTATCTTTTTCGCCTGTAGGAGTTTTTACGATAATTTGATCAGCTGAAACATAATCAACTACACCTTCACGCTTTGCTATAACCATTACGCCGCTATCATAAGCTACCTTATATTCCATACCAGTACCAATGATAGGCGCTTCTGTTTTCAAAAGAGGAACTGCCTGACGTTGCATGTTTGAACCCATCAACGCACGGTTTGTATCGTCGTTTTCCAAGAACGGAATAAGTGAAGTGGCAACTGAAACCAACTGACGAGGCGAAACGTCCATGTATTGTACTTTGTTGCGGTCAATTTCGGCTATTTCGTCCATATATCTGGACATAACACGTTCATGCACAAACCATTGATTTTCATCAAGAGGCTCGTTAGCCTGTGCAACAATGTAGTTATCTTCGTCATCAGCAGCAAGGTAATAAACCTCGTCTGTAACTTTCTTGTTAACCTGATCAACTCTTCTGTACGGTGTCTCAATAAAGCCGTATTCATTGATTCTTGCATAAGTTGAAAGCGAGCTTATAAGACCGATGTTCTGACCTTCTGGAGTTTCAATAGGACACAAACGTCCATAATGCGAATAGTGAACGTCACGAACATCAAAGCTTGCTCTTTCTCTGTTTAGACCGCCAGGTCCCAATGCTGATAATTTTCTCTTATGAGTAAGTTCAGCTATAGGGTTGGACTGATCCATAAATTGTGACAACTGTGAAGAGCCAAAGAATTCTTTTATAGCACTGCTTACAGGTCTGATATTGATTAAGGACTGAGGAGTTAATTCCTTGTTGTCCTGAATTTGCATTCTTTCACGAATAACTCTTTCTAGTCTTGCAATACCTATACGGAATTGATTCTGGAGCAATTCACCTACAGATCTTACACGACGGTTGCCCAAGTGGTCGATATTGTCCACAGTACCTATATCATGATGCAAGCCAAGAGTATAGTTAATTGAAGAAATAATATCGTCCAACAATATATGCTTAGGACTCAATCTATCAGCATTAGCCTTAATAACTTCAAGCTTTTCTTCTTTGGTCTTTAGACCTTTGGTCAATGTAACCAAAGTAGGATAATGAACCTTTTCTAATACGCCAAGTTCTTTTGGATCGCAATCAATATATGCATCCAAATCAATGAAGTTATTGCCAATAACAGTGAATACCTTATTGTCTTCGACTATTACGCTTACTTCATTGATACCAGCGTTTTGAATTTGTTCTGCGGTTTCAGGAGTGATTTCTTCGCCCTGAACTGCCAAAATCTTGCCGTCCGGCGTCTTTATATCTGTTGCAGCAATGCGGCCTTGTATTCTTTTGGCTATTGCTAACTTTTTGTTAAATTTATATCTTCCTACACGAGATAGATCATAACGCTTGCCATCATATAGCAAGTTGAACAAATAAGTTCTTACGTTTTCTGCTACGACATTGTCGCCCTGACGCAGCTTTTTGTTTAGTTCTAGCAAGGCTTCGTCTGATGTGCTTATTGTGCTATCCTTTTTAGATGAATCCTTATCGCAAGTGTTTTTAATGATAGGCTCATTGTGGAATACATCTATAATCTGTTCGGACGCGCCTATTCCGTTAAAGAAATATCTATGTCCGCTCTTAATAAACAACTTTTCAAGAGTTTCAACATCGTTTACTCCTCTAAAGAGATCTTTAGCGCCTATTTTTTCATATAAATCTTGAAGTTGTGTTTCGGTAACACATAATGATTTTAATAATACAGATACAGGCACTTTTCTTGTACGGTCAACATGCACCCACAACACACCGTTAGAATCCTCTTCAAATTCAAGCCATGCACCTCTGGTAGGAATAATGGTGGTGTTATAGATGTCTTCGCCTGTCTTGTCCTTTTGACGGTCGCAATAAACGCCCGGACTTCTTACCAATTGGCTGACAACTACTCTTTCGGCACCGTTAATAATAAACGAACCGGAAGGAGTCATTATAGGAAAATCTCCCATAAAAACTTCCTGATCGATTATCTCTTCGGTCTCTTTGTTAATAAGCCTTACCTTAACTTTGAGAGGACATGCATAAGTCGCATCGCGGTCTTTGCATTCTTTTTCATTGTACTTAGGTTCGCCATCCAAAGCATAATCCAAAAAGTGTAATTCAATCTTTCCGGAAAAATCTGTTATGGGAGAATAGTCATCCAAAACTTCTCTTATTCCGTGATCCAAAAAATGCTGAAATGACGTTTTCTGAACTTCAATCAAATATGGTATATCGAGAACTTCTTTAATCTTAGAAAAACTGTATCGTTCCCTGTTGCCAAATTTGACTTTCTTTACGGGGATTTTCACTTGTTCAGACATTAACTATCTCCTTTATATGTAGATAAAAATTTTTTGAAAAAACTATTGATATTTTGGGATATTTATAATATAATGTGGATAATCTAATTAACTGCGGAAATTGTATTTTTTCCATCTTTTGTGTTTAACACCTGTCTTCATACAATTATCTTTCGACCCAAAATTTGCCGCAAGGCGTAAAATCGGATAATAATACATTATACTAATGTATCACTCGATAGCAAGAGTTGTCAAGTATTTGACAACCTCTTTTTTCCTTTATGAAAAATTTTTGAAAATTTTTTGTCTTTTTCTGGTATAATTTTCCATAAAACTATTTTTTCCTTTTTTATTCCATTTATTGCTTTCAAGACAAAAATAAATTGAATAAATAAATTTTGAATGATATAATTAAAGCCATAGTTTTTCTAAGAAAAAATTTTAGCGGATACTAAAGAAATGAAAAAAGAATTTAAGGAGGCGTTTTTTTCCTCCTCTTTTGAAAATAAATATGACTCTTATATCAATGATACTGTTTCTCATTGCAAAACATGGGCAATAGAAAAATGGGGAATTTCTTCTAAAGTTCCGCCCCAAGCGCTTAGAGTTTTATCTGCGCCTTATCCTAGAAAATTTGATGATGCGGATTTGAAAATCAAATTTACAAAAAACAAAAAGCTGATGACATCTAATCATCAGGCTACTGTGTTTTTGCTGGCTGATTTTGAAGTTTTTATATATAGACTTACATATTCGATTGTATTGCCTGTTAAGAATGAATTATCCGCTGTGTTTTCATATAAAGATATAATTTCTCTAATCGTTTCCGAAGGAGTAGGAAGATACAAAAATATTAAAGATCATAATAATGAGATTTATTGTCCCGAAAAGATATGCCGCTTAAGTATTGCCAATGGATATAATTTAGATTTTTTTATGGACAACAACAAGCAATCCTTCGATACCGTTATGCAAATCCGAAAAGAACTCTTTACAAAAAAAGCATATCAGAAAATTTAAATTTAACACTTAATCACTTTAATGTGATATTAGTTTGACTATTGATAGCAATGAATATATAATAGTTTAAATAATAATTATAAATAAATCTTTATTTTTAAAACATTTTTCAAGGAGTTGTTTATGTCCAAAATTTATTATCAATCAGATTGCGATATAAATGTTTTGAAAAACAAAACTGTCGCAGTTATCGGATACGGTTCACAAGGACATGCTCATGCCCTTAACTTGCACGAGAGCGGCATTAAGGTAATAGTAGGCTTATATGAAGGTTCCAAGTCTTGGAAAAAGGCTAAAGAAGCAGGCCTTACAGTTATGACAACCGAAAAAGCTACTGCAGCCGCTGATGTCATTATGATTCTTGTCAATGACGAACTCCAAGCAAAGCTCTATAAAACAAGCATTCTGCCTAACCTTACTTCTGGAAAAGCTTTGGCTTTTGCACACGGATTTAATATACATTATAAGCAGATTATTCCCCCTGAAGATATAGACGTATTTATGATAGCACCCAAAGGTCCTGGACATACTGTAAGAAGCGAATTTGTCGAAGGCAAAGGCGTGC harbors:
- a CDS encoding DNA-directed RNA polymerase subunit beta, yielding MSEQVKIPVKKVKFGNRERYSFSKIKEVLDIPYLIEVQKTSFQHFLDHGIREVLDDYSPITDFSGKIELHFLDYALDGEPKYNEKECKDRDATYACPLKVKVRLINKETEEIIDQEVFMGDFPIMTPSGSFIINGAERVVVSQLVRSPGVYCDRQKDKTGEDIYNTTIIPTRGAWLEFEEDSNGVLWVHVDRTRKVPVSVLLKSLCVTETQLQDLYEKIGAKDLFRGVNDVETLEKLFIKSGHRYFFNGIGASEQIIDVFHNEPIIKNTCDKDSSKKDSTISTSDEALLELNKKLRQGDNVVAENVRTYLFNLLYDGKRYDLSRVGRYKFNKKLAIAKRIQGRIAATDIKTPDGKILAVQGEEITPETAEQIQNAGINEVSVIVEDNKVFTVIGNNFIDLDAYIDCDPKELGVLEKVHYPTLVTLTKGLKTKEEKLEVIKANADRLSPKHILLDDIISSINYTLGLHHDIGTVDNIDHLGNRRVRSVGELLQNQFRIGIARLERVIRERMQIQDNKELTPQSLINIRPVSSAIKEFFGSSQLSQFMDQSNPIAELTHKRKLSALGPGGLNRERASFDVRDVHYSHYGRLCPIETPEGQNIGLISSLSTYARINEYGFIETPYRRVDQVNKKVTDEVYYLAADDEDNYIVAQANEPLDENQWFVHERVMSRYMDEIAEIDRNKVQYMDVSPRQLVSVATSLIPFLENDDTNRALMGSNMQRQAVPLLKTEAPIIGTGMEYKVAYDSGVMVIAKREGVVDYVSADQIIVKTPTGEKDKYTLLKFQRSNQGTCINQRPIVHRGDKVSKGTVLADGPSTDNGELALGKNIRVAFMSWGGYNYEDAILISQELVQDDVFTSIHIEEYELEARDTKLGPEEITRDIPNVGEDALKDLDEDGIIRIGAEVRAGDILVGKVTPKGETDPTPEERLLRAIFGEKARDVRDTSLRVPHGEGGIVVDVKIFTRANKDELNPGVHKLVRVYIAQKRKISVGDKMAGRHGNKGVISRILPKEDMPFMADGTPIQIVLNPLGVPSRMNIGQVLEVHLGLVAKYLGWHVATPVFDGATEQDIKQMLNENNIVAPDGKVDGKIELFDGRTGEPFENRVTVGYMYMLKLVHLVDDKIHARSTGPYSLVTQQPLGGKAQFGGQRFGEMEVWALYAYGAANILQEIMTIKSDDVVGRVKAYESIVKGNPIPEPGVPESFKVLIKELQSLALDVKVLSEDKEEIGIKEIMEDDRDMVDTDIDHMRNYEDMSLNLDEDDLGLSLDALAEEEEQAMEEQDSSVLLEEDDDFDFLNNEADMPEEDDDHDIYDDIDNMVDEDEEIDEILDDDDKEGER